The Plasmodium knowlesi strain H genome assembly, chromosome: 12 sequence ttttaaattctctTTCCTCAATTTGGTGCAGCGTATACTGTTTATTTCGTGACAAATAGGGATCAGGGCATTCGTCCATAAGCATTTGTGTTTTGTTTCTCTCTttcggattttttttttttttttttttttttttttttttttttttttttttgttaccacTGCTTACGTTTGTCACCTAAATATGggccttttttcttcgcagGGTGGAGGGTCTTCCTTCATGTATACGCTTACATGGCAGAGAGGTATATCCTGCCCTGTGCCGCGGAGaaagactttttttttttccccctactctttttaattttccttgcTATACATTTGCATTGTAGCATGGCAAATGTGCTATTTTTACCGGTTGCatcggcaaaaaaaaaagaaaaaatccacAACGCAGCCCTAGTGTGCTAGGAACATTTCCACAATAGAGGGATTTACTTTAATCACTATTATAGCGTTCACAAGTTTTTACTTTGCATAATATACATCGGTCTTAAGGTCTccaaggaaaggaaaaagctgTGTTATATTAACAAGAAAACTCAGTTGTTCGCACAAGAAAGAGGAttaatatacatgtataaatatatatgtgtaaaaatatatgcatggACTCAGTAGTTATAAGTTATACCATCAACCTtttgcataaatatatagcAAAAGCGATTTTGACATAAAATATAACCTTAACTGTCGTAATCAGAGCATAAATCACGGAATAAATTTTACAGCATATATACGACATTGTTAATTATAgtgatacattttttttttttttttttttttttttttttctcatgtgTTGATCTCACTTTTTATGATGGGCAAAATTTGTTATCCCCCtggtgcatatatatgtgcatatctacatgtgtatacatttatatatattatatgtgtaCTATATGTTACAATTAATTCTGATGAAGTgggaatattttcaaaatgtgtaAAGATCCAGTAATTGTGCCCGCAGCTCAAACAATTTAATGTTTTGTTATGTGGATAGCCAAGTCAAGTACACGGTTTGAGTATCCCCATTCATTATCGTACCATGagacaattttgaaaaagttgtCATTCAATGCCAGACCAGCTTTCATGTCAAAAATGGAGGACCTCTTATCGTGCACGAAATCTTGGGACACAACTTCATCTTCAGTGTAGCCCAATATTCCCTTGAGTGGTCCTTCTGCTGCTTTCTTCATGTGGGCGGCAATTTCCTCATATTTCGCTGGCTTTTCCAATCTGCACACTAAATCAACAACTGATACGGTACCAATGGGGACTCTGAAAGCAACACCTGTGAGCTTTCCATTCAATTCGGGTAAGACCTTACCAACTGCCTTAGCTGCACCCGTGGATGCGGGAATAATGTTGGTCAATGCACATCTACCAGCTCTCCAGTCCTTTCCACCCTTGGATGGTCCATCAACTACCAACTGGTTGGCTGTGGAAGCATGGACAGTGGTCATCAATCCCTCAACAATTCCGAATTTGTCATTAAGTACTTTTGCAATTGGAGCTAAACAATTCGTGGTACATGATGCATTTGAAACGATGGTTTGTTTTGGATCATACTTATCATGGTTAATACCCATAACATAAATAGGGGTGTCATCCTTTGGTGGGGCAGACATGATAACCTTCTTTGCTCCTCCCTTAAGATGTGCACTGGATAATTCCTTGGTCAAGAACACACCAGTAGATTCGCACACAACATCAATTCCGTATTTTCCCCATGGGATATTTGCTGGGTCCTTTTCGTGGTGCACAAAGATTTTCTTGTTACCAATGGTGAAGAAGCCATCGCCTGGGGTTACCTCTGCTGGGAATACACCGTGGACAGAGTCATACTTGAGCAAGTAACACAAGTGCTTGATGTCCATAAATGGGTCATTCACCGCGACTACCTCCTATAGGGTTgcgaaaaagggggggggaaaaaaccgATCATAAGGGGGGTCAAGTATGTAAACAGTGGTGAGCCCTAGGGGGACTTTACTCCGGGCATCGCACCTTTCACACAATGTAAAAACATatgagggggggggtacAAAATGGTGtaaagaggaggagaataTGGCAGAAACAAAGTATAAATACATTGAAGGTGGTGTACTTGCACGCGTAGCATTGCTCTGCTTCCCCCAAAGGCTGAGCACAGCCTGCGCAAATATCATAACATTTCGGCAAGGTCATAATGTAGAAGATGTAATTTTCacattctttcatttctcatttttctccatctcGTAATGTGAAAAAACTTACGACGTCATTCCTTTCATAAGCCGATCTGAACACTAAACGTCCGATACGTCC is a genomic window containing:
- a CDS encoding glyceraldehyde-3-phosphate dehydrogenase, putative, producing the protein MAATKLGINGFGRIGRLVFRSAYERNDVEVVAVNDPFMDIKHLCYLLKYDSVHGVFPAEVTPGDGFFTIGNKKIFVHHEKDPANIPWGKYGIDVVCESTGVFLTKELSSAHLKGGAKKVIMSAPPKDDTPIYVMGINHDKYDPKQTIVSNASCTTNCLAPIAKVLNDKFGIVEGLMTTVHASTANQLVVDGPSKGGKDWRAGRCALTNIIPASTGAAKAVGKVLPELNGKLTGVAFRVPIGTVSVVDLVCRLEKPAKYEEIAAHMKKAAEGPLKGILGYTEDEVVSQDFVHDKRSSIFDMKAGLALNDNFFKIVSWYDNEWGYSNRVLDLAIHITKH